A section of the Piliocolobus tephrosceles isolate RC106 chromosome 14, ASM277652v3, whole genome shotgun sequence genome encodes:
- the TPD52L3 gene encoding tumor protein D55 isoform X2, translating to MDLSHLKSDSTHQKSEPAGLDFDSAGQDYFSAAQEFDSFYQELNLDSLNEDLLSQSMPHARTETSVGTYESHSTSELEDLTEPEQRELKAKLTKLEAEIVTLRHVLAATDRRCGELKRKLGFTALVGLRQNLSKSWLDVQVSNTYVEQKTSAALSTMGTALCRKLGGIKKSATFRSFEG from the exons ATGGATCTCTCCCACCTGAAATCTGACTCCACCCACCAAAAGTCTGAGCCTGCAGGCCTAGATTTCGACTCTGCTGGCCAAGATTATTTCTCTGCAGCCCAAGAATTTGACTCTTTCTACCAAGAATTGAACCTGGACTCTCTTAATGAAGATCTTCTTTCCCAGTCCATGCCACATGCCAGGACAGAGACCTCTGTGGGCACATATGAATCCCACTCAACTTCTGAACTGGAGGATCTGACAGAGCCTGAGCAAAGAGAACTCAAAGCCAAACTCACTAAATTGGAGGCTGAAATTGTAACCCTCCGCCATGTACTAGCAGCCACAGACAGACGCTGTGGGGAGCTCAAGAGGAAGTTAGGCTTCACGGCCTTGGTAGGGTTGAGACAGAATCTATCCAAGAGCTGGCTTGATGTTCAGGTCTCCAACACCTATGTGGAACAGAAGACCTCAGCTGCTCTGTCCACCATGGGCACTGCCCTCTGCAGGAAGCTTGGAGGGATAAAGAAGTCGGCCACATTCAGATCTTTTGAAG GATAG
- the TPD52L3 gene encoding tumor protein D55 isoform X1: protein MDLSHLKSDSTHQKSEPAGLDFDSAGQDYFSAAQEFDSFYQELNLDSLNEDLLSQSMPHARTETSVGTYESHSTSELEDLTEPEQRELKAKLTKLEAEIVTLRHVLAATDRRCGELKRKLGFTALVGLRQNLSKSWLDVQVSNTYVEQKTSAALSTMGTALCRKLGGIKKSATFRSFEGNPK from the exons ATGGATCTCTCCCACCTGAAATCTGACTCCACCCACCAAAAGTCTGAGCCTGCAGGCCTAGATTTCGACTCTGCTGGCCAAGATTATTTCTCTGCAGCCCAAGAATTTGACTCTTTCTACCAAGAATTGAACCTGGACTCTCTTAATGAAGATCTTCTTTCCCAGTCCATGCCACATGCCAGGACAGAGACCTCTGTGGGCACATATGAATCCCACTCAACTTCTGAACTGGAGGATCTGACAGAGCCTGAGCAAAGAGAACTCAAAGCCAAACTCACTAAATTGGAGGCTGAAATTGTAACCCTCCGCCATGTACTAGCAGCCACAGACAGACGCTGTGGGGAGCTCAAGAGGAAGTTAGGCTTCACGGCCTTGGTAGGGTTGAGACAGAATCTATCCAAGAGCTGGCTTGATGTTCAGGTCTCCAACACCTATGTGGAACAGAAGACCTCAGCTGCTCTGTCCACCATGGGCACTGCCCTCTGCAGGAAGCTTGGAGGGATAAAGAAGTCGGCCACATTCAGATCTTTTGAAG GTAACCCTaaatga